From the candidate division WOR-3 bacterium genome, the window GATGTTAAGAAATTTCAGTCAGTCCCCTTGACATTTTTCTGATTCTGACTATCATTTGCAATGCCAGTTTATGCGGTCGTTGTAGCGGCAGGCAGAGGAAAAAGATTCGGTGCGGCAAAGCAGTTCTTTTTGTTTCGGGGGTGTCCTGTTCTTATTCATACCCTCAAACACTTTAGCGCAAATAAAAATATCACCGGAATCCTGGTCGCCGTACCGAGGTCCAGAATCGATTCAACAAAAAAATTGATAAAAAAATGGGGTATTGAAAAGGTAAAGGCGGTCATTCCGGGCGGCGCACGCCGCCAGGATTCGGTCGCCAACTGCCTGAAGAAGATAAAATCTTCATCCGGAATTGTTGCGATACATGACGGTGTCCGCCCCCTTATAAGCCAGGGGTTGATAAATAAAGGGATTAAACTCTGTTCTCGATATGGTGCGGTCGTCTTCGGCCTGCCTGTGCATGAGACGATAAAAAAGGTGAAGAACAACCGGGTGATAAAGACGGTCGCCAGAACAGGCCTTTATCTTGTTCAGACACCGCAGTTCTTCAAACTGAGAGTTTTGAAGCGTGCCTTTAAAAGCGCTGATTTTTCGTATGAATATACTGATGAAGCCGCACTCCTGGAGGAATGCGGCATACCCGTTTATCTCTTTAAAGGGAAATTCGGCAATATCAAAATCACGGAGAAATCCGATTTGAAATTTTTGGAAAGGTGTTTTAAATGAAAAAAGTCATTCTTCTGGGATCAACGGGATCAATAGGTCGCAACAGTATAAAAGTGATTGCTTCATTAAAGGGCTTTAAGATAGTCGGTATCGCCGCATATTCGCAGTACAGATTGCTCGCTGAACAGGCGGCGCTCCTGAAACCGAAAGCAATCGCCGTTGTTGAACCGGATTGCTATAAACCGCTTAAAAAGATGGTTTCCCGTTTGAAGATCACCTGCGGAGAAGAAGGGATCGTCGAAATGATTGAAAACACCGCGGCGGATATAGTTATCTGTGCATTCGCAAGCGCCCTGGGGATATTCGGTGTCATTAAGGCGATTGAAAAGAGGATGCGCATATGTCTGGCGACAAAAGAGATACTTGTCAGTTTCGGAGAT encodes:
- the ispD gene encoding 2-C-methyl-D-erythritol 4-phosphate cytidylyltransferase, whose amino-acid sequence is MPVYAVVVAAGRGKRFGAAKQFFLFRGCPVLIHTLKHFSANKNITGILVAVPRSRIDSTKKLIKKWGIEKVKAVIPGGARRQDSVANCLKKIKSSSGIVAIHDGVRPLISQGLINKGIKLCSRYGAVVFGLPVHETIKKVKNNRVIKTVARTGLYLVQTPQFFKLRVLKRAFKSADFSYEYTDEAALLEECGIPVYLFKGKFGNIKITEKSDLKFLERCFK